Genomic segment of Xanthobacter dioxanivorans:
ACAAGGTGCCCTTGTAGGCCCCGGCGGCGTCGGTGACGTAGAGCACCACATAGGCGCCGTTGCCGCCGTAGCTCTTCAGCGTGGCCTGGAAGGTGACCTGCCGGGCTTCGGCGAGCGCGGGGGCCACCAGCGCGGCGGTGGCGGCCATGGCGGGGAGAACAAATTTCATCGGTTGGCTCCTGGAGGGGACGGACGGGGACGGGCTCATTGCACCTCGACCTTGGGCCGGGCCTTGCCGTTGAAGAGGCCGTTGTCGGGCATCGGCGCGTTGGGATCGGCGGGGCCGGCCTGGGGCAGGGCGCTGCGGCCGCCGCGGCGGTCGTCGTCATCGTCATCATCGTCGTCGTCGTCGTCGTCATCTTCGCGGTGACGGCGGTCATGCGCGCCATCTCGCCTGTGCTCGGACTTCGAGTCCGCGAGGCGCATTGCCCCGGCAGGCTCGGAAGCCTCCCGGCGCTCGTGCCGCTCGTGGCCGAACAGCGACAGGGAAGGGAGGTCCGCCGCCGCCATGGCGATGCCGATGCCCGTGGTGGACAAGAGAAGAGCCGCTCCGATCAGGGTGCGCGTTTTCATGGATGCCTCCCGGCTGGTGTTGACCGGGCTCACCCTCGTGCGTGCACCTGACGCGGACCTGAAGCGCGAGCGCTATTACGTTCAGCTTCCCGTCAGGATCGGGACCGGAAAGCGCACCGTGACCTGGAAGCCGTCCGCCTCCCCTGGGACCGGAGAGGCGAGATCGAGCCTCAGCCCGGCGCCACGGCACACGGCGGCGGCGATGGCGAGGCCGAGGCCGGAGCCCTCGGCCTGGGTCGGCCCCCGCTCGAACGGGCGCAGCAGCGCCGACAGCCGGTCGGCCGGCACCACCGGGCCGCGATTGGCGACCTCGAAGCCGTCAGCGCTCAGCCTTACATGGATGGGGGTTTCGGGCGCGCCGTGCTTCAGGGCGTTCTCGATGAGATTGCGGGCGAGGACGGCGAAGGCGTCCGGGTCGAGATCGCTGATCGGGCCGCCGTTCGGCGGAATCGCCAACACAAGGTCGGAGCCCCGGTCGGTCTGGCGGTCGAGCTCGGCGATCACGTGGCGCAGCACCGGCCCGAGCGGTGCCGGGTGCTCGGCCAGAAGGCCGCCACCTTCGGCTTTCGCCAGCTGCAGCAGCTTCTCGGAGAGGCGGGACAGGCGCCGGAGCGCGCCGGCCACGTCCCGCGCCCGCTGGCGGGGGGCGCCTTCGGGCAGCTCGGCCAGCAGGCGCTGGGTCTGCGCCAGCGCAGCGGCGATGGGGGTTCTCAGCTCGTGGGCGCTGTTGGCGGTGAAGCCCCGCTCCGCCTCCAGCGCCCCGCGCAGGCGCTCCATCAGCGCGTTGACCGAGACGGCGATGCTCGCCATCTCCTCCGGCAGGCCGTCCGCGGCGACCGGGGTGAGATTGCCGCGGCCGCGCGCCGCGATCGCCTGCCGGAATGCCAGCACCGGCTTGAGCGAGAGCCGGACCGAAAGCCAGACGCCGGCCAGCGCGATGGGTACCAAGGCGACGAGCGGCCAGATCAGCGCCATCACGGCCCGCCGCACCGCGGCGGCGCGGTGGCCAAGCTCCTCCGCCGTGGTGACGACAATGGTGCCACGCACCGCCGCCTCGGTATAGGTACGCAGTCGATCGGTGGTGTGAAAGCCCGGAGCGAGGCCGGCCGGAATCGCCATCTGCTCCGCGTCGCTGGACTGGAGCAGCACGCGCCCCGCGCCGTCGCGCACCACATAGGTGATGTATTCCCGATGGACCCCGATGGGTGCCATGTGCTGGGGAGCGTCCCCGGCCTCACGGGACAGCAGCTCGGAATAAGCCAGAGGCAGCACCCGCTGCGCCACCTCCTGCAGCGCGCTGTCGA
This window contains:
- a CDS encoding sensor histidine kinase, with translation MSGPGRARRWSLRRRLGLWLAAAVAALWLAAATVAGLVLQHEIDEVFDSALQEVAQRVLPLAYSELLSREAGDAPQHMAPIGVHREYITYVVRDGAGRVLLQSSDAEQMAIPAGLAPGFHTTDRLRTYTEAAVRGTIVVTTAEELGHRAAAVRRAVMALIWPLVALVPIALAGVWLSVRLSLKPVLAFRQAIAARGRGNLTPVAADGLPEEMASIAVSVNALMERLRGALEAERGFTANSAHELRTPIAAALAQTQRLLAELPEGAPRQRARDVAGALRRLSRLSEKLLQLAKAEGGGLLAEHPAPLGPVLRHVIAELDRQTDRGSDLVLAIPPNGGPISDLDPDAFAVLARNLIENALKHGAPETPIHVRLSADGFEVANRGPVVPADRLSALLRPFERGPTQAEGSGLGLAIAAAVCRGAGLRLDLASPVPGEADGFQVTVRFPVPILTGS